In one Salvelinus fontinalis isolate EN_2023a chromosome 16, ASM2944872v1, whole genome shotgun sequence genomic region, the following are encoded:
- the LOC129812628 gene encoding zinc finger protein Rlf-like, producing the protein MADSYVEPAPDWSNRLSNTAEDAFVAMEGLLTTLRALEATLWQQDISEISSTEYCDNFCQALMHYAGSRNSVEHGLPLLEVYCLSINCFAAARPHLTADSDNVALVLKRLALSCFELLLSVPENEIPYDAWVQFYHSVQVAHDALLEYGSTDLQALLQITGEGGAWSNPVLSALLTGRPTNIEEVEAYIALEGEGFMEMRVKHLEKVGEVAKAVVLAKSCAECHLVSNQTTFRQTYVSLLCHLLPDEEAIMEISRLDCKDVLDITCSLETEGEENTAFILCTTFLTQQLQQQSLYCSWELTLLWSKLQRRIDPSLESLLERCLQLGAIAKTVYHLLFLVHVIRTEAEVLGLASSVELCVKALQLPDQEDTETRISVCKTVACLLPDDLEVLRACQLTEFLLGLSHVAFSSLEELSLQTDQKYDQENAIIPNSLRCELLLALKAHWPFDPEFWDWKTLKHQCIMLLGLEPEPEEDEDEGGQEISLGQDVKEEVERGFVDMPREYLNGTIVGIDGHNKDEENERGSKPLLKPDAEQGSLQKKYKFFCKICKKSVTETRILLHSKRHEKNGVFTCPVCLKMFKSRKDFIPHTKLHLRMPPRSTRQKKKDKKRIDWDKEMEEDDLETVEIALDPSLMLYYQSTRDPDVLEHILERASSAPRNPGHEDNVTFDYINFHFELRNHDIYTCPATHCTKTFKHSKYLGVHLKSEHHVGDQNVKHYFEMKDRREKCTYCRRHFMSAYHHRRHQRLHYGDLPYICMVTGCGARFSTSNKLVAHKHSHGNQLSYQCELKGCSLSFSDLGQVYHHEAQHFRDAAYSCTSLECKKFYFSKKEFSRHLATHGITFSEEDFEAQRKAKIKHIDSITEDIASPKKYCETKTVLEEVVSGGNDATSYTCSASSSHVSSCKEPKGTMTSVAVCFDGKKFTCGFERCGLTFSKARDVRKHLRCIHREHFKAENKELNLDKGKGLKSKGLKVKTEQDNDDQNEHAACLLMKGSSQGNACPSLIKNTTTSPSCLANDNDHLREILIGLSQLSLTPSNSTNGFSEPFHPMSGSNTSNISCHQGVGTRSPVVLLQKRAPPAVGERRKLTSNVEPSVAQSLPSEQHLESDQISPCVLQASTKPYLCEVNGCNFRCVISTTLRRHYMNMHHFSEEKVKGMKILKSLTFKCHLCFKCHREKTDLRVHYLQTHRLSEAVVEKMSWSKKWVQGKSPEPTKPTTLIQKSQTLTWQHPSWQQKYQKKKIMWRRQNIVQFAKSGDKSKKCSHAPSSVQDHFEEESEDGDMQRGRGSIYMCKHKDCGMLFCHTYSLYRHKKKHHSQVMGHPSMLSEDPALQKFRCSYANCNASYLLNSSLVRHLESEHPYQVNRSLKHHRKSYPYQATMYCEYEGCTQVFTQSSSLKKHVLSSHLNYYDSLVLRLQNTHDTSVTGCQKKFIFPSSTPQKDATKLPLRQSLRRCPKSPEDVKAEETSEEHDEDDGEMLNVDQSIVESKSKHKFEDMVFRSHEEALQMCQDRCQREAYPCMVQGCDSVVKLIRSVRRHYVNCHKLTNRAFKLNEDKLVFSAEQLEELIQRNTVLSVWPDMTRAPNGVLKMEYQAEPENPGGPSVPMSLHSIKAETLDDYDPLGFKEEPPAERNVLVGADDLLYGEPCGHMEDSATQNSHSQEARPRRRSSNPPALDLSPPSSLRFSVDESFLDSSGKDGGKPANIYVPLPSPQARQPLKRKNELPEHPRISKDPLPQSPPPRTFDLATYKPMGFESSFLKFIQENSKDKDAERPRASHCNNPRPDPPVVSARWWDSYRRSCSVKENSQVGITTTCSRRAHSSTLKPLPRTGEYTSVQNLHVILEKALTGCGDLAIEQLQHLRPVVVLERPRFFTSLLDLFPTKTNDKLLLEGL; encoded by the exons ATGGCGGATAGTTATGTTGAACCAGCACCCGACTGGAGTAATCGTCTGTCTAACACTGCCGAGGACGCTTTCGTCGCCATGGAAGGCTTGCTGACTACCTTGAGAGCGCTGGAAGCAACGCTCTGGCAACAAGACATTTCGGAAATATCTTCCACCGAATATTGCGACAACTTCTGCCAG GCACTGATGCACTATGCTGGGAGCAGGAATTCTGTGGAGCATGGTCTTCCCCTTCTGGAGGTCTACTGCCTGTCCATCAACTGCTTTGCTGCTGCAAGGCCACACCTCACCGCAGACTCTGATAATGTGGCCCTCGTGTTAAAGAGACTAGCATT GAGCTGTTTTGAACTGTTGCTATCTGTGCCTGAAAATGAAATCCCTTATGATGCCTGGGTTCAATTTTACCATTCTGTTCAG GTGGCCCATGATGCCTTGTTGGAGTATGGGAGCACAGACCTGCAAGCCTTGCTCCAGATCACCGGAGAGGGGGGAGCGTGGAGTAACCCTGTCCTAAGCGCCCTTCTCACCGGTCGCCCCACAAACATAGAGGAAG TTGAGGCGTACATCGCCTTGGAGGGGGAGGGTTTCATGGAGATGCGGGTAAAACACCTGGAGAAAGTGGGGGAGGTGGCGAAGGCTGTTGTGCTGGCTAAGTCCTGTGCCGAATGCCACCTTGTCTCCAACCAAACCACCTTCCGGCAGACCTacgtctctctcctctgccacctGCTGCCCGATGAGGAGGCCATCATGGAG ATATCCAGACTGGACTGTAAGGATGTGCTGGATATTACATGCAGtttggagacagagggggaggaaaACACAGCCTTCATCCTGTGTACCACCTTCCTAACTCAACAGCTGCAGCAGCAAAGCCTGTACTGCTCCTG GGAGCTCACACTGTTGTGGAGTAAGCTTCAGAGAAGGATTGACCCATCTTTGGAATCACTGCTGGAGCGTTGCCTGCAGCTAGGTGCCATTGCTAAGACCGTTTACCATCTGCTCTTCCTTGTGCACGTCATTCGGACAGAG GCAGAGGTGCTAGGTCTGGCTTCGTCTGTGGAGTTATGTGTTAAAGCACTACAGCTCCCAGACCAAGAGGACACAGAGACAAGGATTTCTGTGTGCAAGACTGTAGCCTGCCTCCTACCAGACGATCTTGAGGTGTTGCGTGCTTGCCAGCTGACAGAGTTTCTTTTAGGCCTCTCTCATGTGGCCTTCAGCTCCCTTGAAGAGCTCTCTCTGCAAACCGATCAGAAGTATGACCAGGAAAATGCCATCATCCCCAACTCTCTGCGGTGTGAACTGCTCCTGGCACTTAAAGCCCACTGGCCTTTCGACCCTGAGTTCTGGGACTGGAAAACACTCAAGCATCAGTGCATCATGCTGCTGGGGCTTGAGCCTGAGCCAGAGGAAGATGAGGATGAGGGGGGGCAGGAGATTAGTCTTGGGCAGGATGtaaaggaggaggtggagagggggttTGTTGATATGCCAAGAGAATACTTAAATGGGACAATTGTTGGCATTGATGGTCATAATAAAGATGAGGAAAATGAGAGGGGCAGTAAACCACTTTTGAAGCCAGATGCTGAACAGGGCTCACTTCAGAAGAAATATAAGTTCTTCTGCAAGATTTGTAAGAAAAGTGTTACTGAAACGCGAATCCTTCTTCACTCTAAGAGGCATGAAAAGAACGGTGTTTTCACCTGCCCTGTCTGCCTGAAGATGTTTAAGAGCAGAAAAGATTTTATCCCACATACTAAACTACACCTTCGAATGCCACCCAGAAGCACTCGGCAAAAGAAAAAGGACAAAAAGAGGATTGATTGGGATAAAGAAATGGAGGAGGATGACTTGGAGACTGTTGAGATTGCTCTTGATCCATCCTTAATGCTGTACTACCAGTCCACACGTGATCCTGATGTTTTGGAGCACATTTTAGAACGAGCTTCATCTGCCCCCAGGAACCCTGGACATGAAGATAACGTCACATTTGATTACATTAACTTTCATTTTGAATTGCGGAATCATGACATATATACATGCCCTGCCACTCACTGTACAAAGACTTTTAAGCATTCCAAGTACTTGGGTGTGCATTTAAAATCAGAACACCACGTCGGGGACCAGAACGTGAAACATTATTTTGAAATGAAAGACCGTAGAGAAAAGTGCACTTACTGCCGGCGCCACTTCATGTCTGCCTATCACCACCGAAGACATCAGCGTTTGCACTACGGTGACCTGCCTTACATTTGTATGGTCACAGGTTGTGGTGCTCGTTTCAGCACCTCCAATAAGCTTGTTGCACATAAGCATAGCCATGGCAATCAACTTAGCTACCAGTGTGAGCTCAAAGGATGTAGTCTTTCTTTCTCTGACTTGGGGCAGGTATACCACCATGAAGCACAGCACTTTCGTGATGCTGCATACAGCTGCACAAGCCTTGAATGCAAAAAGTTCTACTTTTCTAAAAAGGAATTCAGCAGGCATTTAGCCACACACGGCATTACCTTCTCCGAGGAAGACTTTGAGGCACAGAGGAAGGCCAAAATAAAACATATTGATTCCATAACTGAGGACATAGCCAGCCCCAAAAAGTATTGTGaaacaaagactgtactggagGAGGTAGTCAGTGGGGGAAACGATGCTACTTCCTATACATGCAGTGCGTCCTCGTCACATGTGTCGAGCTGCAAGGAGCCCAAAGGCACAATGACATCGGTTGCTGTGTGCTTTGATGGAAAAAAGTTCACTTGTGGTTTTGAGAGGTGTGGATTGACCTTCTCCAAAGCCAGAGATGTTCGCAAGCACCTGAGGTGTATTCATCGAGAGCATTTCAAGGCAGAGAATAAGGAACTCAATCTTGACAAAGGAAAGGGCTTGAAATCTAAAGGTCTAAAGGTCAAAACAGAGCAGGACAATGATGACCAGAATGAACATGCAGCTTGTCTGCTAATGAAGGGATCAAGCCAGGGAAATGCTTGCCCTTCCCTTATTAAGAACACCACAACATCTCCATCATGCCTTGCCAATGATAATGACCATTTGAGAGAGATTTTGATTGGGCTTAGCCAGCTTAGTCTGACTCCCTCCAACTCTACAAATGGATTTAGTGAGCCCTTCCACCCAATGTCAGGGTCCAACACATCAAATATATCCTGCCATCAGGGTGTTGGCACCAGGTCCCCAGTTGTGTTATTGCAAAAGAGAGCTCCACCCGCTGTTGGTGAGAGGAGGAAATTGACATCAAACGTTGAACCATCAGTTGCCCAGAGTCTACCTTCAGAGCAACACTTAGAGTCAGACCAGATCAGCCCTTGTGTTTTGCAAGCTTCTACTAAACCATACTTATGTGAGGTTAATGGCTGCAATTTTAGATGTGTGATTAGCACTACCCTAAGGCGCCACTACATGAACATGCATCATTTCTCAGAGGAGAAGGTGAAAGGAATGAAGATCCTCAAGTCACTGACATTTAAGTGCCACCTCTGCTTCAAATGCCATAGAGAGAAGACAGACTTGAGGGTTCATTATCTTCAGACTCATAGACTTAGCGAGGCAGTTGTGGAGAAAATGAGCTGGTCTAAAAAGTGGGTTCAGGGTAAATCCCCAGAACCCACCAAGCCCACAACCCTCATACAAAAATCTCAGACCCTCACCTGGCAACACCCTTCCTGGCAGCAGAAGTACCAAAAAAAGAAAATAATGTGGAGGCGACAAAACATTGTACAATTTGCTAAGTCTGGAGACAAGAGTAAGAAATGTAGTCACGCTCCATCTTCTGTGCAGGATCACTTTGAAGAGGAAAGTGAGGATGGAGATATGCAAAGGGGTAGGGGCAGCATTTATATGTGCAAGCACAAGGACTGTGGGATGCTTTTCTGTCACACCTACAGTCTTTATCGCCACAAGAAGAAGCATCATTCACAGGTGATGGGACATCCTTCCATGCTTTCAGAAGACCCAGCTTTACAGAAGTTTAGGTGCAGCTACGCCAACTGTAATGCCTCTTACCTCCTGAACAGTAGCTTGGTGCGTCACTTGGAGAGTGAGCATCCTTACCAGGTGAACCGTAGCCTAAAGCATCACAGAAAGAGTTATCCTTACCAGGCGACCATGTACTGCGAGTATGAGGGCTGTACACAAGTGTTCACCCAAAGCAGTAGTCTGAAAAAACATGTACTCTCTAGCCACCTCAATTACTATGATTCACTTGTATTGCGTCTCCAGAATACTCACGACACTTCAGTCACGGGTTGCCAAAAAAAGTTTATCTTCCCATCCTCTACGCCACAAAAAGATGCAACCAAACTACCTCTCAGGCAATCTCTGAGACGCTGCCCAAAGTCTCCCGAAGATGTTAAGGCTGAAGAAACTAGTGAAGAGCATGATGAAGATGATGGTGAGATGTTGAATGTTGACCAAAGTATTGTAGAGTCCAAATCAAAACACAAGTTTGAAGATATGGTCTTCCGTTCCCATGAGGAGGCCTTGCAGATGTGCCAAGATCGCTGTCAACGTGAAGCGTACCCATGCATGGTGCAGGGTTGTGATTCTGTAGTCAAATTGATACGTAGTGTGCGACGTCACTATGTGAATTGCCACAAATTGACCAATCGGGCTTTTAAATTGAATGAGGATAAGCTTGTGTTTAGTGCAGAGCAACTGGAGGAGCTGATTCAGAGGAATACTGTATTATCTGTGTGGCCTGATATGACGAGGGCACCTAACGGAGTTCTGAAGATGGAGTATCAAGCAGAGCCAGAGAACCCTGGTGGTCCATCTGTGCCTATGAGTCTGCACTCCATCAAAGCAGAAACACTTGATGACTATGACCCACTGGGGTTCAAAGAGGAGCCACCCGCTGAGAGGAATGTTTTGGTCGGTGCGGATGACTTGCTTTATGGAGAACCTTGTGGGCACATGGAGGACTCTGCTACTCAGAACAGCCACAGCCAAGAGGCGAGGCCAAGGCGAAGATCCTCAAACCCACCCGCTCttgatctctctcccccatcctccctcaGATTCAGTGTTGATGAGAGCTTCTTGGACAGTTCAGGGAAAGATGGTGGCAAACCAGCAAACATTTATGTGCCCTTGCCCTCCCCTCAAGCCCGCCAGCCACTTAAACGTAAGAATGAGCTCCCTGAGCACCCTCGCATTTCAAAGGACCCCTTGCCTCAAAGCCCTCCCCCTCGCACATTTGACCTGGCTACTTACAAACCTATGGGATTCGAGTCATCTTTCCTGAAGTTCATACAGGAGAACTCCAAGGATAAGGATGCTGAGAGGCCCCGGGCTTCACACTGCAACAACCCCAGGCCTGATCCACCTGTGGTGTCAGCTCGGTGGTGGGATTCCTACAGACgtagctgttctgtgaaggagaACAGCCAGGTGGGAATCACTACTACCTGTAGCAGGCGGGCTCATTCTTCCACACTTAAGCCTCTTCCCAGGACAGGGGAATACACATCAGTCCAGAACTTACACGTCATCTTAGAAAAGGCTCTTACAGGTTGTGGTGACCTAGCCATTGAGCAGCTGCAGCACCTAAGGCCTGTAGTGGTTCTTGAGAGACCAAGGTTTTTCACTTCCTTGCTTGACCTCTTCCCCACAAAAACGAATGATAAGCTACTTCTCGAAGGTTTGTAG